From a region of the Nonlabens dokdonensis DSW-6 genome:
- a CDS encoding cupin-like domain-containing protein, translated as MPLNLKQIPRVTSISKDNFVKNYLKPQRPVVIEKLTEDWPAFEKWNLDYIKKVAGEKTVPLYDDRPVKHDEGFNEAHAQMTMSDYVDLLQEKPTNFRIFLYNIMKEVPVLQSDFKFPKLGMRLIKGLPMMFFGGTDSKVFMHYDIDFTNILHFHFSGKKRCIIFPPDQSQYLYRVPHSLIAREDIDFSDPDLKKWPALKQAQGYVCELNHGEMLYMPEGYWHYMHYLTPGFSISLRSYPRKIQNLGKALYNLFFMRHFDNFMRKRKGQDWIDYKNDQAIIKTHKKLNIKE; from the coding sequence ATGCCATTAAATCTTAAACAAATACCACGTGTAACTTCTATAAGTAAAGATAATTTTGTGAAAAATTATCTCAAACCACAACGACCTGTTGTTATTGAAAAACTAACTGAGGACTGGCCTGCATTTGAGAAATGGAATTTAGATTATATCAAGAAAGTTGCTGGTGAGAAAACAGTACCGCTTTATGATGATCGACCTGTGAAGCATGATGAAGGATTTAACGAGGCTCACGCACAAATGACGATGTCAGATTACGTAGATCTTCTCCAAGAAAAGCCTACTAACTTCAGAATATTCCTTTATAATATCATGAAAGAAGTTCCAGTGCTTCAATCTGATTTTAAATTTCCCAAATTAGGTATGCGCCTAATTAAAGGATTGCCTATGATGTTCTTTGGTGGAACTGATTCTAAGGTTTTTATGCATTATGATATTGACTTTACTAATATTTTACACTTTCATTTCAGTGGTAAGAAGAGGTGTATCATTTTCCCTCCAGATCAATCACAATATTTATATCGAGTACCACATTCTTTAATTGCTAGAGAAGATATTGATTTTTCTGATCCCGATTTAAAAAAGTGGCCAGCTTTAAAACAAGCGCAAGGCTACGTTTGTGAACTTAATCATGGAGAGATGTTGTATATGCCAGAAGGTTACTGGCATTATATGCACTACTTAACACCTGGTTTTTCCATCAGTTTAAGGTCTTATCCTCGCAAAATTCAAAATTTGGGTAAAGCACTTTACAATTTATTTTTCATGCGCCATTTTGATAATTTCATGCGCAAACGTAAAGGTCAAGACTGGATCGATTATAAAAATGATCAGGCTATTATTAAGACCCACAAAAAATTAAATATTAAGGAATAA